Proteins from one Camelina sativa cultivar DH55 chromosome 8, Cs, whole genome shotgun sequence genomic window:
- the LOC104706189 gene encoding uncharacterized protein LOC104706189, giving the protein MSNKDEALRAKELAETYMSKSDFTTARRIANKAQKMDATLENVVSRMIMVCDVHCAVLEKSGDETDWYKILQVEQSADDNTINKQFKNLALNLHPDKNKFPGAESAFKIIGEAKTLLLNKSKRSLHDMRRKPVFRRPAAPSPTFQPQQAQARPFPTQRVFQTNVNNATTTRKMPEHQKKPPQPQPTGFDASSTFCTSCPFCSRKYELQREFLDKLMSCLSCSKQYTAFQETFPGPPVQTTFASFQKSKGPTQEAAKASEKQPENSAKVSSSKENARAKHSGTSAENTNGKRKRKKMVQSSDSSCSESSIECNEGPAGGKDSGSTDGQHSRRSVRNKQQVSYKENKSDKEKEDAESADESDVGKKSHENQQFTETLPNGINRKKKIKEDQVGSSRVSDACNAAKGSSSRSASDAEIFECEDPDFTNFELSREVMCFKAGQTWAMYDDMGRMPRFYAIIKKVIRKPSFMLKIQWLEATPDDEKAIKWVRQNLPISVGKFKLGEGMNTNETPSFSHLIHCRTGSRNDSVMVYPRIGETWALFKNWNINWSSGRPRSSHEHEYEYEFVEILSEYVEGVAIDVAFLRKIKGFASVFCRVVPGGGGGSYTFQISPHELLRFSHRVPSTKLTGKERDGVPVGSYELDTAAIPHKIEDEPVPVLREAAKSTQVHHCSQPSSEPDCMVIPNFQFHNFSADRLEGKFAPGQIWSLNRKENDLPKCYAKIQHIVWRPVFKLQISLLEPKPLLENVAQWRDKQMPVSCGNFILKEGRDETLTTVAGFSQQIKAEQQHFRKDEYIVLPKTGEIWAMYKNWSVTIKAASLKKCEYEVVEVLDENESNIEVMMLERVDGLISVFKEKLEGGIDVKKKIPRCELLRFSHCVPAFRLTGERDGTLRGYLELDPSALPHHLRRS; this is encoded by the coding sequence ATGAGTAACAAAGATGAGGCTCTTCGAGCCAAAGAACTAGCAGAAACTTACATGAGCAAGTCAGATTTCACAACTGCTCGTAGAATTGCAAACAAGGCTCAGAAAATGGATGCAACTCTTGAGAATGTTGTTTCTCGAATGATTATGGTGTGTGATGTGCATTGTGCAGTATTGGAGAAATCTGGGGATGAGACTGATTGGTACAAGATTCTTCAAGTCGAGCAAAGTGCAGATGACAATACCATCAATAAACAGTTTAAGAATCTTGCCCTTAATCTTCATCCTGACAAAAACAAATTCCCTGGTGCTGAATCTGCTTTCAAGATCATCGGGGAAGCTAAGACGCTTCTTTTGAACAAAAGTAAAAGGAGTCTTCATGACATGAGACGAAAACCCGTATTCAGAAGGCCTGCTGCACCATCACCTACGTTTCAACCCCAACAAGCCCAGGCCAGACCTTTTCCCACTCAGCGTGTTTTCCAGACCAATGTCAATAATGCCACAACAACTCGGAAGATGCCTGAACACCAGAAAAAACCACCTCAACCTCAACCAACTGGGTTTGATGCTAGCTCGACCTTTTGTACCTCGTGCCCCTTTTGTAGCAGGAAGTATGAGTTACAGAGGGAATTTCTCGACAAACTAATGAGTTGTTTGAGCTGCAGTAAGCAATACACTGCTTTTCAAGAAACTTTCCCTGGTCCACCAGTTCAGACGACTTTTGCATCTTTCCAAAAGAGCAAGGGTCCAACTCAAGAGGCAGCCAAGGCATCGGAGAAGCAGCCGGAGAACTCTGCCAAGGTTTCCTCAAGTAAAGAGAATGCTAGAGCAAAACACTCGGGTACTTCTGCTGAGAACACCaatggaaagagaaagaggaagaagatggtccAATCCAGTGACAGCTCTTGCAGTGAGAGTAGCATTGAGTGCAACGAAGGTCCAGCTGGTGGAAAAGATTCAGGGTCTACTGATGGACAGCATTCACGGAGGTCAGTCCGTAACAAGCAGCAGGTTTCATATAAAGAGAATAAGAgcgataaagaaaaagaggatgCAGAAAGTGCTGACGAGTCTGATGTCGGAAAGAAATCACATGAGAACCAACAGTTTACAGAAACCTTACCAAACGGTAtaaacaggaagaagaagataaaagaagaccaAGTGGGAAGCTCTCGTGTTTCTGATGCCTGTAATGCAGCAAAGGGTTCAAGTTCAAGGAGTGCATCAGATGCAGAGATTTTTGAGTGTGAAGATCCTGATTTCACTAACTTTGAGCTGTCGAGGGAAGTAATGTGTTTCAAAGCTGGTCAGACATGGGCAATGTATGATGACATGGGTCGAATGCCTCGTTTCTATGCCATCATCAAAAAAGTCATAAGGAAACCTAGTTTCATGCTCAAAATACAATGGCTAGAGGCAACACCAGATGATGAGAAAGCAATAAAGTGGGTTCGCCAAAACTTGCCCATCTCTGTTGGTAAGTTCAAACTTGGTGAAGGAATGAACACAAATGAAACTCCATCGTTCTCTCATCTGATTCACTGCAGAACAGGAAGCAGGAATGATAGTGTCATGGTATACCCAAGAATAGGAGAAACATGGGCTCTCTTCAAGAACTGGAACATCAATTGGTCTTCTGGTCGCCCGCGTTCTTCCCATGAGCATGAGTATGAGTATGAGTTTGTTGAGATTCTGTCAGAATATGTTGAAGGCGTTGCAATAGACGTTGCGTTCTTGCGTAAAATAAAAGGCTTTGCAAGTGTCTTTTGTCGAGTTGTACcgggtggtggtggtggatcaTACACATTTCAGATTTCTCCTCATGAGTTGCTTAGATTCTCCCACAGAGTTCCTTCAACCAAATTGACTGGAAAAGAACGGGATGGAGTTCCCGTTGGTTCTTATGAGCTCGATACAGCTGCAATACCACATAAGATTGAAGACGAACCTGTCCCTGTCTTACGAGAAGCTGCCAAGTCTACCCAAGTACATCATTGCTCTCAGCCTTCATCTGAGCCAGACTGTATGGTCATTCCTAATTTTCAGTTCCACAACTTCAGTGCTGATAGATTAGAGGGGAAGTTTGCACCTGGCCAAATATGGTCATTGAACAGAAAAGAGAATGACTTGCCCAAGTGTTACGCCAAGATTCAGCACATAGTATGGAGGCCGGTATTCAAATTGCAGATCAGCCTGCTAGAGCCAAAACCACTTCTTGAGAACGTTGCACAGTGGCGAGACAAACAAATGCCAGTTAGTTGCGGAAATTTTATTCTGAAGGAAGGCCGGGACGAGACGCTCACTACTGTGGCTGGTTTCTCACAACAGATTAAGGCAGAACAACAGCATTTCAGGAAAGACGAGTACATTGTCCTCCCCAAGACCGGTGAAATTTGGGCAATGTACAAGAACTGGAGTGTAACAATCAAGGCCGCAAGCTTGAAGAAGTGTGAATACGAGGTTGTTGAAGTTCTTGATGAGAATGAGAGCAACATAGAGGTTATGATGTTGGAACGGGTGGATGGGTTAATTTCGGTATTCAAGGAAAAACTGGAAGGAGGCATcgatgtgaagaagaagatcccgAGGTGTGAATTGTTGAGATTCTCTCATTGTGTTCCTGCATTCCGCTTGACTGGAGAGAGAGATGGTACTCTTAGAGGCTATCTTGAGCTCGATCCAAGTGCGTTGCCCCATCACTTGCGCAGATCTTAG
- the LOC104706190 gene encoding probable E3 ubiquitin-protein ligase MARCH10 — translation MEESSIQPLRTCVPANGSSSSSSSTPPPSTSSSSQVKEQESPTEGDDGVSRSQPSTGSQLDDVSIQIPPKGPMPTLGILRNLSLKRKSSLPNYERRLLLSPSVSETSSEKPLVASSITSPYWKRCLSLPSTNAARLSMAASTPPVSAVVVHSEQPKSNKDSVHASVSRSLSMPGRNKVIVRAVSFDDNKNHISNEASGDQITPVPAEETEEEIPEEEAVCRICLDVCEEGNTLKMECSCKGDLRLVHEHCAIKWFSTKGTRTCDVCRQEVRNLPVILLRVPTINQLTNRRELTQQSSHPQTISVGQEFVVLVLISTVCYFFFLEHLLIRDLKSQAIFVAAPFSFTLALLASTFAVILAIREYIWTYAALEFALVALLVHLLYATLEVPVIYAMLFAGIMGFGIAMGLNLLCICYSSHRVRFPQNPNLV, via the exons ATGGAAGAATCTTCAATTCAACCGCTCAGAACTTGTGTTCCCGCTAATGGttcttcatcgtcatcttcttccactcctcctccttctacttcttcttcttctcag GTTAAAGAACAAGAATCTCCTACTGAAGGTGATGATGGTGTCTCCAGATCTCAACCAAGTACTGGAAGCCAATTGGATGATGTTTCAATCCAAATACCACCAAAAGGACCTATGCCCACTTTAGGAATCTTGCGGAACTTGAGTCTTAAAAGGAAGTCTTCTCTACCTAACTACGAGAGAAGACTGCTACTGAGTCCTAGTGTTTCAGAAACCAGCAGTGAAAAGCCTCTTGTTGCAAGTTCCATCACTTCGCCTTATTGGAAAAGGTGTTTGTCACTTCCTTCTACGAATGCTGCTAGATTGTCAATGGCTGCATCTACTCCTCCTGTTTCAGCTGTTGTGGTTCATAGTGAACAACCTAAATCTAAT AAAGATAGTGTTCATGCATCAGTTTCAAGATCCTTGTCCATGCCCGGAAGAAACAAAGTCATTGTACGAGCTGTTTCTTTTGACGATAACAAGAATCACATTTCGAACGAAGCAAGTGGCG ATCAAATCACTCCGGTTCCCgcagaagaaacagaagaggaAATCCctgaagaagaagcagtttGCAGGATTTGTCTTGATGTGTGCGAAGAAGGTAACACACTGAAAATGGAATGCAGTTGCAAAGGTGACCTCAGACTCGTTCACGAACACTGTGCCATTAAGTGGTTTAGTACAAAGGGAACGCGAACCTGCGATGTTTGCAGACAAGAAGTCCGAAACTTACCAGTGATTTTGCTTCGTGTACCAACAATTAATCAACTCACCAATAGACGGGAACTCACTCAGCAGAGTTCACATCCACAAACCATAAG TGTTGGGCAAGAGTTTGTAGTACTTGTACTCATTAGCACCGTCtgctacttcttcttccttgaacATTTACTG ATTCGTGACTTGAAGTCACAAGCAATCTTTGTCGCAGCGCCATTTTCATTCACCTTAGCTCTCTTAGCCTCAACTTTTGCCGTCATCCTCG CAATCAGAGAATACATATGGACATACGCCGCTCTGGAGTTTGCATTAGTGGCCTTACTTGTTCATCTGTTATATGCTACA CTTGAGGTGCCGGTTATCTATGCAATGCTTTTCGCGGGGATTATGGGTTTCGGGATAGCAATGGGCTTAAACTTGTTGTGCATTTGTTATTCCTCTCACCGTGTGCGGTTTCCGCAGAATCCAAACTTGGTGTAA
- the LOC104709220 gene encoding F-box/FBD/LRR-repeat protein At5g18770-like — MERGVGRSSGEDRISSLPEELLWLILDSFTLKDVVRTSVLSSRWRYFWLRVPRLELNISDFPNYDTCVSFLDKFQNGSNLSEFKLNVVRHVLGFKESVFEPCLSRVLKHKIQRFEVVNRMYWIQLIPLTLSVCEALVCIRLHMVRLNDFGSLSLPCLKIMHLEYVQFPTNDAVVMLVSCSPVLEELVIISNRTTDDVGDIRVYSKSLKSLSLTLCGSISNVPYGEAVVIDAPRLKYLSLNGCHCRNCKITNMGASIKVDIDVTFDSTDNNLWQRSIVHNFFNNFSCAGEMIISWDTLMCIQINRDFNPLPKFHDMSRLCVSMPSEASPKLVPSVLESCPNLKYLTMKLLPYSIEEEKSGPPPAVLPRCLVSSLESVDIESPITRKATELKLVRYFLENSATLKKLALRLDHERTRNKHKRGVLKQLFEIPRRSNLCQFVILKTTH, encoded by the exons ATGGAACGCGGAGTTGGTAGATCAAGTGGGGAAGACAGGATAAGCTCATTACCCGAAGAGTTGCTATGGCTGATACTTGACTCGTTTACGCTTAAGGATGTTGTTAGGACAAGTGTTTTGTCTTCTAGATGGAGATATTTTTGGCTACGGGTTCCTAGATTAGAGTTGAACATCTCTGACTTCCCAAATTACGATACATGTGTGAGTTTTCTCGATAAGTTCCAAAACGGATCAAACTTGTCTGAATTCAAGTTAAACGTTGTGAGACATGTCCTGGGCTTTAAGGAATCTGTGTTTGAGCCGTGTCTTAGTCGAGTTCTTAAGCACAAGATTCAACGTTTCGAAGTTGTGAATCGCATGTATTGGATACAGTTGATACCATTAACCCTTTCTGTGTGTGAGGCATTGGTATGCATAAGGCTCCATATGGTTCGGTTGAATGATTTCGGGTCTCTTTCCTTACCATGTCTCAAGATTATGCACTTAGAGTATGTTCAGTTTCCCACAAATGACGCTGTAGTAATGCTAGTCTCATGCTCTCCGGTTCTTGAAGAACTAGTAATAATATCAAACAGGACAACTGATGATGTAGGAGACATTCGCGTCTATTCAAAGTCATTAAAGAGCTTATCTCTAACACTTTGTGGTTCGATTAGTAACGTTCCATACGGAGAAGCAGTTGTGATCGATGCTCCTAGACTCAAATATCTGAGTCTCAATGGATGCCATTGCAGAAACTGCAAAATAACCAATATGGGTGCTTCCATCAAGGTTGATATTGATGTGACCTTTGATTCTACTGATAATAACTTGTGGCAAAGGAGTATCGTCCAtaattttttcaacaatttttcaTGTGCGGGGGAGATGATCATCTCATGGGATACTCTTATG TGCATCCAAATTAACAGGGACTTCAACCCATTACCCAAATTTCATGACATGTCCCGTTTGTGCGTTTCTATGCCCTCAGAGGCCTCTCCGAAATTGGTGCCATCAGTTCTTGAAAGCTGCCCAAATCTGAAATACCTTACCATg AAACTGTTACCTTACAGTATAGAGGAAGAGAAATCTGGACCTCCTCCGGCTGTGTTACCTCGTTGTTTGGTATCGTCCCTTGAATCTGTTGACATCGAAAGCCCGATCACGCGGAAAGCAACTGAACTGAAACTGGTTAGATACTTTCTGGAGAACTCAGCAACACTCAAGAAGCTTGCGCTACGTTTGGATCATGAGCGTACTCGAAACAAACACAAGCGTGGTGTCTTGAAACAACTCTTTGAAATACCAAGACGCTCTAATTTGTGTCAATTTGTCATTCTTAAAACAACTCATTAG
- the LOC104706191 gene encoding uncharacterized protein LOC104706191 — MGDKRKKTFMFIRLVSAAGTGFFYVKRKSSKGLLEKLEFRKYDPRVNRHVLFTEQKMK; from the coding sequence atgggggacaagaggaagaagacgttCATGTTCATCCGTCTTGTGTCAGCTGCTGGAACTGGATTCTTCTATGTCAAGAGGAAGAGTTCCAAGGGACTTCTTGAGAAGCTCGAGTTCCGTAAGTACGATCCTCGAGTCAACCGTCATGTCCTCTTCACTGAGCAGAAGATGAAGTGA
- the LOC104706192 gene encoding NADH dehydrogenase [ubiquinone] 1 alpha subcomplex subunit 8-B, protein MSSAVDATGNPIPTSAVLTASAKHIGMRCMPENVAFLKCKKNDPNPEKCLDKGRDVTRCVLGLLKDLHQKCQKEMDDYVGCMYYYTNEFDLCRKEQEAFEKVCPLK, encoded by the exons ATGTCGAGTGCGGTGGACGCGACGGGGAACCCGATCCCTACTTCTGCGGTGTTGACGGCGTCAGCGAAGCATATAGGTATGCGATGTATGCCTGAGAACGTTGCTTTCCTCAAATGCAAGAAGAATGATCCTAACCCCGAGAAGTGCCTCGACAAAGGTCGTGACGTCACTCGCTGCGTTCTTGGATT GCTGAAGGATCTTCACCAGAAGTGCCAAAAGGAGATGGATGATTATGTTGGGTGTATGTATTACTACACAAACGAGTTTGATCTGTGTAGGAAAGAGCAAGAAGCCTTCGAGAAAGTTTGTCCCTTGAAATGA
- the LOC104706193 gene encoding serine/arginine-rich SC35-like splicing factor SCL28: MARARSRSRSYSPRPRHRSPPRDRKTTYDDNRHRERLSSRDHESSDPSGLLIHNLPLDARPNDLRDSFERFGPLKDIYLPRNYYTGEPRGFGFVKYRYAEDAAEAMKRMNHKVIGGREITIVFAEENRKTPQEMRTTIHSSGRHGDYKRTSHRSPRHRYRSHSRSRSPPRLDSRHSKAREDDLYSPPRSRSISRSPLPRKERKDKSYNVSQSPRRNRRSREEVLTPIRSRSLSRSRSRSLSR, translated from the exons ATGGCTAGAGCGAGGAGCCGGAGCAGAAGCTATAGTCCCCGTCCTCGTCACAGGTCACCACCGCGGGACCGTAAAACCACCTACGACGATAATCGCCACCGTGAACGCCTGTCATCTCGCGACCACGAATCTTCTGATCCTTCTGGTTTGCTCATCCATAATCTCCCTCTCGATGCTAG aCCGAACGATCTTAGGGATTCGTTTGAGCGGTTTGGTCCGCTCAAGGACATATACCTGCCGAGGAATTATTATACTGG GGAGCCGAGAGGGTTTGGATTTGTTAAGTACCGTTATGCTGAAGATGCTGCTGAGGCGATGAAGCGAATGAATCACAAAGTTATTGGTGGGCGTGAGATAACCATTGTTTTTGCTGAGGAGAACCGTAAAACTCCACAAGAAATGCGTACAACTATCCATTCGAG TGGTCGACATGGGGACTACAAGAGGACTTCACACAGATCACCAAGGCACAGATATCGTT CTCATTCACGTTCGCGTTCTCCTCCAaggctagattcaag ACACAGTAAAGCAAGAGAGGATGATTTGTACTCTCCTCCAAGGTCAAGATCTATTTCTCGTTCTCCTTTGCCCCGCAAGGAGAGGAAAGACAAGTCTTATAATGTGTCCCAAAGCCCAAGGAGAAACCGTAGAAGTCGTGAAGAGGTGCTTACTCCAATAAGGTCTCGTAGTCTGTCAAGGTCCCGTTCTCGATCCTTGAG TCGTTGA
- the LOC104706194 gene encoding zinc-finger homeodomain protein 8-like, translated as MSKWREIVTYGMCVNKINGEPKDHCRHFLAGGEEGTPEAFFCSGCGCHVCFHWKYVKKEIDMSTAIVKYGKCLKNHMAHMGGRCSLDGCGEFMAAGEEGTPEALSCSACGCHRSFHDKDYL; from the exons ATGAGTAAGTGGAGAGAAATTGTTACTTATGGAATGTGCGTAAATAAGATCAATGGAGAGCCGAAAGACCACTGTAGGCATTTTCTTGCCGGCGGAGAGGAAGGAACGCCCGAGGCTTTCTTCTGTAGTGGCTGCGGTTGCCATGTATGTTTTCATTGGAAATATGTTAAAAAG GAGATTGATATGTCAACTGCGATAGTAAAATACGGAAAATGCTTGAAAAACCATATGGCTCACATGGGAGGTCGTTGCTCACTAGATGGTTGCGGCGAATTCATGGCAGCCGGCGAAGAAGGAACCCCAGAGGCTCTCTCTTGTTCCGCATGTGGCTGCCACCGCAGTTTTCACGATAAAGATTACTTGTAG
- the LOC104706196 gene encoding glycine cleavage system H protein 2, mitochondrial: protein MALTLMLASSRIASHLRISLSHRAFSSVVLKDLKYADSHEWVKIEGNKATVGITDHAQEHLGDVVYVELPDVGRSVSQGESFGAVESVKATSDINSPISGKVLQVNKDLSESPALVTSSPYEEGWIIKVELSDAGEVKKLMDSDKYSKFCEEEDAKH from the exons atggctttgACATTGATGTTGGCTTCTTCTAGGATTGCTTCTCATCTCAGGATCTCGTTGTCCCATCGAGCGTTTTCTTCCG TGGTATTAAAGGATCTGAAATACGCGGATTCACATGAATGGGTGAAGATTGAAGGGAATAAAGCGACGGTTGGTATAACGGATCACGCTCAAGAGCATTTAGGAGACGTTGTCTATGTAGAGTTGCCTGATGTGGGACGTTCTGTGTCTCAAGGTGAGAGTTTTGGCGCTGTCGAAAGCGTCAAAGCTACTAGTGATATCAATTCACCAATCTCTGGTAAGGTCCTTCAAGTCAATAAGGACCTTTCCGAGTCCCCTGCTTTGGTGA CNTCGAGCCCATATGAAGAAGGATGGATCATAAAAGTGGAGCTTAGTGATGCAGGGGAAGTGAAGAAACTAATGGATTCAGACAAGTACTCCAAGTtctgcgaagaagaagatgccaaGCACTGA
- the LOC104706197 gene encoding chaperonin 60 subunit alpha 2, chloroplastic-like isoform X1 — protein MFAAVSPSSFSPTIISPSRSGQRNNPRKFSVVRAGSKRILYGKDSREALQAGIDKLADAVSVTLGPRGRNVVLAEKDTIKVINDGVTIAKSIELPDTIENAGATLIQEVAIKMNESAGDGTTTAIILAREMIKAGSLAIAFGANAVSVKNGMNKTVKELVRVLMMRSIPVKGKSDVKAVASISAGNDEFVGNLIAETVEKIGPDGVISIESSSTSETSVIVEEGMKFDKGYMSPHFITNQEKSTVEFDKAKILVTDQKITSAKELVPLLEKTSQLSVPLLIIAEDISAEVLEILVVNKKQGLINVAVVKCPGMLDGKKALLQDIALMTGADYLSGDLGMSLMGATSDQLGVSRRVIITANSTTIVADDSTKPEIQARIAQMKKDLAETDNSYLSKKIAERIAKLTGGVAVIKVGGHTETELEDRKLRIEDAKNATFAAMREGIVPGGGATYIHLSDEIPRIKKNLLEDLYEQIGADIVATALTAPAMAIATNAGVGGLVVVEKTRELEWRSGYNAMSGRYEDLLNSGIADPCRVSRFALQNAVSVAGIVLTTQAVLVEKIKQPKPAVPQVPGIPTT, from the exons ATGTTCGCCGCCGTATCACCGTCTTCTTTCTCGCCGACAATCATTTCTCCG AGCCGTAGTGGTCAGAGGAACAACCCGAGAAAATTCTCAGTGGTGAGAGCAGGATCCAAGAGGATACTTTACGGTAAAGATAGCAGAGAAGCACTACAAGCCGGTATTGATAAGTTAGCTGATGCTGTTTCCGTTACTTTAGGCCCTAGAG GGCGTAATGTAGTGCTAGCTGAAAAAGACACAATCAAAGTTATTAACGATGGTGTCACCATTGCTAAATCTATTGAGCTTCCTGATACGATTGAGAACGCTGGAGCAACGTTAATTCAAGAG GTTGCGATTAAGATGAATGAGTCAGCGGGTGATGGGACAACAACTGCAATCATTTTGGCTAGAGAAATGATCAAAGCTGGATCTTTGGCTATTGCTTTTGGAGCTAATGCTGTTTCTGTGAAGAATGGGATGAACAAGACTGTTAAAGAGTTGGTCAGGGTGTTGATGATGAGAAGTATTCCTGTCAAAGGGAAGAGTGATGTTAAAG CTGTGGCTTCAATCTCTGCTGGCAACGATGAATTTGTGGGGAACTTGATTGCTGAAACTGTGGAAAAGATTGGCCCTGATGGCGTCATCTCCATTGAATCATCTTCCACATCAGAAACGTCTGTTATAGTTGAGGAAGGGATGAAG TTTGACAAGGGCTACATGTCTCCTCATTTCATCACAAACCAGGAGAAATCTACTGTGGAATTCGACAAAGCTAAAATCCTTGTGACAGATCAGAAAATCACTTCAGCCAAGGAATTAGTTCCGTTACTGGAGAAAACTTCACAACTGAGTGTTCCACTCCTTATAATTGCAGAAGATATCTCCGCGGAAGTGCTTGAGATACTGGTGGTGAACAAGAAGCAAGGTTTGATTAATGTTGCTGTTGTGAAATGTCCAGGAATGTTGGATGGGAAAAAGGCTTTGCTACAAGACATTGCACTCATGACAG GAGCTGATTATCTTTCCGGAGATTTAGGCATGTCTCTCATGGGAGCAACTTCAGACCAGCTGGGTGTTTCTCGGAGAGTAATAATTACAGCTAATTCGACAACTATAGTCGCAGACGATTCAACTAAACCGGAGATTCAGGCAAGAATTGCTCAGATGAAGAAGGATCTAGCTGAGACAGATAATTCATATCTTTCAAAAAAGATCGCAGAGAGAATTGCTAAGCTCACAGGAGGCGTGGCTGTAATAAAG GTGGGAGGTCACACTGAAACAGAACTTGAGGACAGAAAACTTAGAATAGAGGACGCGAAGAACGCTACATTTGCAGCCATGAGAGAAGGTATAGTTCCAGGTGGTGGTGCCACTTATATTCATCTTTCAGATGAGATCCCGAGAATCAAGAAGAATTTACTGGAAGATTTATATGAGCAGATAGGTGCAGACATTGTAGCGACG GCGCTCACAGCACCTGCAATGGCCATAGCAACCAATGCCGGGGTTGGTGGATTAGTTGTAGTGGAGAAAACCAGAGAGCTCGAATGGAGAAGTGGTTACAACGCAATGTCTGGAAGGTATGAGGATCTTCTGAACTCTGGAATAGCAGATCCTTGTCGGGTTTCAAGATTCGCCCTCCAAAATGCGGTTTCTGTTGCCGGGATAGTTCTCACGACTCAAGCTGTGCTCGTGGAGAAAATCAAACAGCCTAAACCTGCCGTTCCTCAAGTTCCTGGCATACCTACCACATAA
- the LOC104706197 gene encoding chaperonin 60 subunit alpha 2, chloroplastic-like isoform X2, with protein MVAIKMNESAGDGTTTAIILAREMIKAGSLAIAFGANAVSVKNGMNKTVKELVRVLMMRSIPVKGKSDVKAVASISAGNDEFVGNLIAETVEKIGPDGVISIESSSTSETSVIVEEGMKFDKGYMSPHFITNQEKSTVEFDKAKILVTDQKITSAKELVPLLEKTSQLSVPLLIIAEDISAEVLEILVVNKKQGLINVAVVKCPGMLDGKKALLQDIALMTGADYLSGDLGMSLMGATSDQLGVSRRVIITANSTTIVADDSTKPEIQARIAQMKKDLAETDNSYLSKKIAERIAKLTGGVAVIKVGGHTETELEDRKLRIEDAKNATFAAMREGIVPGGGATYIHLSDEIPRIKKNLLEDLYEQIGADIVATALTAPAMAIATNAGVGGLVVVEKTRELEWRSGYNAMSGRYEDLLNSGIADPCRVSRFALQNAVSVAGIVLTTQAVLVEKIKQPKPAVPQVPGIPTT; from the exons ATG GTTGCGATTAAGATGAATGAGTCAGCGGGTGATGGGACAACAACTGCAATCATTTTGGCTAGAGAAATGATCAAAGCTGGATCTTTGGCTATTGCTTTTGGAGCTAATGCTGTTTCTGTGAAGAATGGGATGAACAAGACTGTTAAAGAGTTGGTCAGGGTGTTGATGATGAGAAGTATTCCTGTCAAAGGGAAGAGTGATGTTAAAG CTGTGGCTTCAATCTCTGCTGGCAACGATGAATTTGTGGGGAACTTGATTGCTGAAACTGTGGAAAAGATTGGCCCTGATGGCGTCATCTCCATTGAATCATCTTCCACATCAGAAACGTCTGTTATAGTTGAGGAAGGGATGAAG TTTGACAAGGGCTACATGTCTCCTCATTTCATCACAAACCAGGAGAAATCTACTGTGGAATTCGACAAAGCTAAAATCCTTGTGACAGATCAGAAAATCACTTCAGCCAAGGAATTAGTTCCGTTACTGGAGAAAACTTCACAACTGAGTGTTCCACTCCTTATAATTGCAGAAGATATCTCCGCGGAAGTGCTTGAGATACTGGTGGTGAACAAGAAGCAAGGTTTGATTAATGTTGCTGTTGTGAAATGTCCAGGAATGTTGGATGGGAAAAAGGCTTTGCTACAAGACATTGCACTCATGACAG GAGCTGATTATCTTTCCGGAGATTTAGGCATGTCTCTCATGGGAGCAACTTCAGACCAGCTGGGTGTTTCTCGGAGAGTAATAATTACAGCTAATTCGACAACTATAGTCGCAGACGATTCAACTAAACCGGAGATTCAGGCAAGAATTGCTCAGATGAAGAAGGATCTAGCTGAGACAGATAATTCATATCTTTCAAAAAAGATCGCAGAGAGAATTGCTAAGCTCACAGGAGGCGTGGCTGTAATAAAG GTGGGAGGTCACACTGAAACAGAACTTGAGGACAGAAAACTTAGAATAGAGGACGCGAAGAACGCTACATTTGCAGCCATGAGAGAAGGTATAGTTCCAGGTGGTGGTGCCACTTATATTCATCTTTCAGATGAGATCCCGAGAATCAAGAAGAATTTACTGGAAGATTTATATGAGCAGATAGGTGCAGACATTGTAGCGACG GCGCTCACAGCACCTGCAATGGCCATAGCAACCAATGCCGGGGTTGGTGGATTAGTTGTAGTGGAGAAAACCAGAGAGCTCGAATGGAGAAGTGGTTACAACGCAATGTCTGGAAGGTATGAGGATCTTCTGAACTCTGGAATAGCAGATCCTTGTCGGGTTTCAAGATTCGCCCTCCAAAATGCGGTTTCTGTTGCCGGGATAGTTCTCACGACTCAAGCTGTGCTCGTGGAGAAAATCAAACAGCCTAAACCTGCCGTTCCTCAAGTTCCTGGCATACCTACCACATAA